The window AAATAGAACCAGATCTACAAAAACTTTTTGAAACAAGTGAAGAAGTTCAAAAATTATTAACTATTGCTCAAAAACTGGAAGGTCTAGCTAGACACGCATCTACTCATGCTGCTGGAATTGTAATCTCAGATAAGCCTATGTGGGAGTATTTGCCTTTATATACAGGGAAAAAGGGAGAAGTTGTAACTCAGTATGATATGAAGAGAGTGGAAAAAGTTGGTTTGATTAAGTTTGATTTTTTGGGTTTAAAAACACTTACTGTAATTAGTAATACTTTAAAATTAGCCCAGAAAAATGGCAAGAAAATTCCAGACTTAGATACTTTACCTTTAAATGATAATAAAACCTTTGAGCTTTTATGTAAGGGACAAACAGATGGTGTGTTTCAGTTAGAAAGTAGTGGAATGCGAAAGGTTTTACAAGATTTACGTCCTAGTTGTTTTGAGGATATTATTGCCCTTTTAGCCTTGTATAGACCAGGACCTATTCAAAGCGGTATGGTAGCAGATTTTATTGATCGTAAACATGGGAAAAAAGAGGTTAAGTATCCTCATCCTGATTTGGAAAATATTTTAAAAGAAACTTACGGAGTTATTTTATATCAAGAACAAGTTATGCAGATTGCCTCTGTTTTAGCCAACTATTCTTTAGGAGATGGTGATATCTTGCGAAGAGCCATGGGGAAAAAAGATCCAGCAGTTATGGCTAAACAGAGGAGTAAGTTTTTGGAAGGGGCAAGGAAAAAGGGAGTAGAGGAGGAGACAGCAGAATATATTTTTGATTTAATGGAAAAATTTGCTGGATATGGTTTTAATAAATCTCATAGTGCCGCTTATGCTTTAGTTTCTTATCAAACTGCATATCTTAAAGCTCATTTTCCAGCAGAATTTATGTCTGCCTTAATTACCTCAGAAGTTCATAACTCTGATAAAGTGGTAATGCATTTAAATGCAGCTAAAGAGATGGGATTAGAAATTTTGCCTCCTGATGTGAATAAAAGTTTTTTTTATTTTAGTGTGGAAAATGAAAAGATTAGGTTTGGATTAGGAGCTATTAAAAATGTAGGTATAAGTGCGATTGATAGTATTGTTAATGAAAGAGAGAAAAATGGACCATTTTCTTCTTTTTTAGACTTTTGTAGAAGGGTGAATTTACGTAAAGTTACTAAAAGAGTTTTAGAAATGCTTATTAAAAGTGGAGCAATGGATTGTTTTGGATGTTCCAGGAAATCTCTTTTAGAATCTATTGACAAAGTAGTTGCAGAAGCACACAAAAAGAATAAGATTAAAAATTGTTTGCAAAAAAGTTTACTTGGTATGGATAATTTTAAAGAAGAATGTAATTTATCTGGATTAGGAATAGATATACCAGAAAAGGATATTAAAGAATTTAGTGAAAAAGAAAAGTTAAGATTTGAAAAGGAATCTTTAGGTCTTTACTTAAGTGGCCATCCTTTGTTACCTTATAAAAATGATTTGACTCGTTTAAGTTTAACTACGATCGAAGATTGTAAAAAACTTGCTCCTAATACAAAGGTAAATGTATCTGCAATTTGTGTTGGTAAAAAAATACATGTAAACAAAAAAGGTCAAAAGATGGCTTTTTGTCAAATAGAGGATTTTACTGCTAGTTGTGAATTAGTAGTTTTTGCTAAAATTTTTGAAGAGAGCGTTAATTTATTGGAGCAAGATGAGCCTTTATTTATTGAAGCTAGAATTAGTAGCTATGAAGGACAAGAGCAAAATAACGGAGAGGAAGGAGTAACAGAAGAAGCAAATAAAGTTGTAAAATTAATAGCAGATAAAATTACATTGATTAAAGACGTGATTACACGTAACCAGGAACCTGTAACTTTAAATCTCTCGTTAGATAGTGATGTTATGGTAGTTGATCAATTGAAAAATATATTTTCTAAATATCAAGGTAATACAGAAATAAGATTAAGGATTAATAGTAAGGATAGCTATTGTATTTTACATTTAAATCCTATTTGGCGGATAAATCCTTGTACTGAATTTTGGAACGAAGTTAATTCTATTTTAAAAATGGAGGTATAGATTGAAAGGTATTTATCGTTTACGAATAAAAGACAAATTTAGTGCTGCTCATAGTCTTAGAAATTATAATGGGAAATGTGAAGAATTACATGGACATAATTTTGGAGTTGAAATAGAAGTATATGGTAAAAAATTAGAAAAAGATACTGAAATTTTAATAGATTTTAAAATATTAAAAAAGTTTTTAAAGGAAGTTTTGAATTCGCTTGATCATAAGTTTTTAAATGATCTTCAATATTTTCAAAAATATAATCCATCTTCTGAAAATATAGCTTGTTATATTTATAAAAATCTCCAATCTAAGCTACCCTCAGGTGTGAATTTAAAATATGTAATGGTTTCAGAAGGAGAAAACTCTATGGCATTTTTTGAGGAGGTTTAGGTGAGGTTAGTAATTCAACGAGTAAAAAGAGCAGAAGTATTAGTAAAGGATGTTGTATTTTCTAAAATTGAAAAAGGGTTATTAATTTTATTAGGTCTTAATAAAGAAGATAAATTTTTAAAAGATAAAGATATAAATAAAATAGTTCAAAAGGTTTTGAATTTACGTATTTTTGCCGATAAAGAAAATAAGTTGAATTTAAGTCTTTTAGATGTAGGAGGTGAGATTTTATTAGTTTCCCAATTTACTCTGTATGCTAATTGCCGCAAAGGAAGAAGACCTAATTTTTCTATGGCCATGCCTGGTGAAGAGGCTAAAAAAATGTTTGCAAAAATAAAAAATATTTTTTTATCTTCCTATAAAAAGGTGTATACAGGAGCGTTTGGAGAAGAAATGGAGATTAAACTGATAAATGAGGGACCAGTTACTATAATTTTAGATAGTCAAGACATTTTGTAAAAATGGGATGGAAGTAGAGATATGGCTAAAAGTAAAGTTTTGATTGCAGATACTTCTGAAGCTACAATAAAAGTGTTATCTGCCTTTTTAAGTGCAGAATTTGAAGTACATAGAGTATTTGATGGAGAAGAAGTTATTGAAAAATACTATGATATTAAACCAGATATTATTTTATTAGACTTAAATCTTCCTAATATGAATGGATTAGAAATTTTAAATTATATTCGTAATGTTGTTAATGATCAAGATATTTATATTATTGTGTTTGTAAATGAAGAAAATAATAGATTAAGAATAGAATCTCTTAATGCAGGAGCAAATGATCTATTAGCAAAACCATTTTCTAAAGATGAAGTAAAAGCGAGAATTCAAGTTGCCAAAAGACAAGTTGTTTTATTACAAAATTTACAAAGAGCGTATAAGCGCATTAATAAAGAAGTGAATTTAGTATCTGAACTTCAATTAAAGCTTTTGCCAAAAGAAAGTTTTATTTTTAAACATATTGGCTTGCAGTCTTATTATAGACCATCTGGTCAAGCAAGTGGTGATTATTATGATTATATAAAGATTAATAATAGTCTTTTAAGATTTTGTGTGGCTGATGTTTCTGGGCATGGAACAAGAGCAGCATTTATTATGGCTATAGTGAGAACAATTTTTCGTTTAGAAGAAAGTAAAAACTATACTTTACCTAAGGTAGTTGATTTATTAAACAAAAGTCTCATAGATGTTTTAGGAGATGAGTCAGATTTTGTTACTCTATTTGTAGGAGAAATTGATTTAGAACGAAAAGTTTTTTCGTATATTAACGCAGGTCATTGTCCAGCAGTAGTTAAGATTGATTCCAAGATAATGCATTTAAAACCAGATTATCCTGTTTTAGGATTTTTTCCTATAGATCCAGAAACAAAGTTTTTACATTATAAAGATAAATTTAGCATTTTACTTTATACAGATGGATTTTATGAATGGAATATAGATGAAGAGGAACAATTTGGATTAGAAAGATTTTTACAATTAGTAGATGAGTATTTAAAAAAGGAAGACAAAATTTATCTTGAAGAAATTATTTTATCTTTAGAAAGGGTTAGCGAATTTTCTCCTATGTATAGAGACGATCTAACTGCTTTGTTTGTATATACAAAGGATAGTTAAGATGGAATTTATTTTAGAAACCAATGCATCATCTAAGGAAGTAAGGCTTGTTATAGTGGCGGTAATATCTATTTTACGAAGACTGGTCAAAGAAGATGTTTTATATGATGTAGAAATTGCTTTAAGTGAGGCTTGTACAAATGTTGTTATTCATGCATATAAAGGTGATATTGATAGCAGAGATAAGAAGATTAGGATAAAGTTAGAGATAGATAAAAAGAAAGGTATTTTGTTGGAAGTAATTGATTGGGGTAAACAGTTTATACTTCCTCAAAATTTACCAGATCATGATGCTGAATCTGGAAGGGGAATTTATATTATCCGTAAGGTTATGGATAAGTTTTATTATAAAAGGGTGGAGGAAAGAAACCATATATTGATGTATAAAAAGATGGAGGCTGAGCAATGGAAAATGTCCTGATCCAGAAGAAAGAGGATATTTACCTAACTAAAATTGTGGGAGAGTTGATCTTAGAAAATGTAGAAGAACTTAAACCAAGGTTGGAAGAGATCTTAGAAGAGGATTGGAAGGTTTTAGGAATAGACTTATCTGAAATTCAGTTTATGGATAGTAGTGGCATAGGTTTTTTAGTGGCCTTAAGTAATAAGGTCAAGCAGAAAGGAAAAAAGTTTGTATTAGTAAATCCTTCTGTTCAGGTAATTAAAACATTAAAGCTAGTAAATATATATCATTTTTTTGATAAAGTAGATGATAGTGAGGATCTTATTACTTTAATTGAATAATTAACAGAAGAAGAGATCATGTTATATTATCTTCATCATTACTTTGATCCAGACTTTGATTATCAAAATTTAAAACCTAAAGTAAGTGAACAAGGTAGAGCAGATCATTATAATTTGGATTATGTCCAAAATGTAATTAGTGGACAGGTTTTAGCAGAATGGAGAGAAATTTCAGAAGAAGAAGCCTCTAAATACGATGCTCGCTTTGTTAGTGATAAAAAAACATGGCCTTTGGGCCCTAATGTGGGAATAAATCCTCAAGATAAAAATCAGATTATTGCCAAAGCCAATGGTTATGTTTTTTATTATGATGGAAAGATTGCAGTAAAAACTGTTTTAAATGTGCGTAGAGATATAGATTTTCATACGGGTAATATTTATTTTGTAGGGGATATGATTATTCATGGCAGTGTCCGCTCTGGGTTTGAAGTAAAGGCTAATAATATTCGTATTAAAGGCAACGTAGAAGCAGCAAAAATTTTTGTTGGTGGTTCTTTAGTGGTAGAAGGAGGAATTAAAGGGGGAGGAAATGCAGTTATAGAGGCAGAAGAGAATATAAAAGCAAATTTTTGTGAAAAAGCAAGTTTACGAGCGGGCAAAAAAATTCTAATAACAGGTTCTGCTCTTCATTCTAGGCTATTTGGGAAAGAATATATTGTTGTTCAAGGAAGGCTACAAGGAGGAATGGCAGTTAGCGAAAATTTGATTTATGCTGAAGAACAGTTTGGTGGTGGTATGGGGTGTAAAACAGAGTTAATTTTAGGATATGATAGTGATCTTATTAAAGAAAATTTTGAACTAGAACTTGAAATATCTAAACTTACTAAAGAATTAACAAATCTGAAAATAAAAGTAGAAAAAGGAGAGCCTTATCAAGAAGAGTATGGGCCTAAACTAGAGAAAATAGAAAAAAAATTAACTATACTTCATAAAAAAAGAGCTAAAGTACATCAAAAAATGGATATAGATTTTAATAAAAAGGCTAAAGCAGTGTGTCCTGGACAAATTAGACCAGGAGTAGAAATAAGTATAGGGCCCTATTATTATAGGGTTGATGACTTTTTAGAAAATGGAAGATTTGAAATAATAGATAATGATATAATTTTTAAGCAGCCTGCTATTCAAAAATAAGTTTTTAATGGAGCAGAATACAAGATGGATATAGGGACCATTTTAGGTATAGTATTGGCTTTTGGTTTAATTGTTGGTTCTATTTTTATGGGAGGGAATTTTGGCGCATTTATTGATATTCCCTCTATTTTAATTGTTGTAGGTGGAACTGTTTCTGTTACCTTTGTAATGTTTCCTATGGGAATGGTACTTGGAGCTATTAAAGTTATGCTCAAGGCTTTTTTTGGTTCTTCTCCTGATCCAAAAGCACTAATAAAAAATATTGTTGATCTTGCTAATTTGGCTAGAAAAGAGAGTGTTGTGGCCTTGGAAAAGGCAAATGTTGATGATCCATTTTTAAAAAAGGGAGTTTTACTAGTTGCTGATGGTACAGAAGAAGGTTTAGTGCGTTCGGTATTAGAGACAGAGATAGCTTTTATGAAACAAAGACATGCCACAGGACAGGCTATATTTAAGTCAATGGGAGATATGTCTCCAGCTTTTGGTATGATTGGAACCTTAATTGGTTTAGTTCAAATGTTACAAACTTTAGATGATCCTTCTTCTATTGGTCCTGCTATGGCTGTTGCCTTGCTGACTACATTTTATGGTGCTGTTTTAGCTAATGTGGTTTTTATTCCTATTTCAAAAAAATTGGAACAAAGAAGTGCAGAAGAAGTTTTATTTATGGAAATTGCTGTAGAAGGAATTATTTCTATTTTAAATGGGGAAAATCCTCGTATTACTCAAGATAAATTAGAGGCTTTTTTAGCTCCTGCTCTAAGGGAAGGAAGCACAAGTTAAAATGGCTAGAAAAGAAGAATGCAAATGTCCAGATGGTCTGCCTGGGTGGTTAGCTACTTTTGCTGACTTGATGTCTCTTTTATTAACTTTTTTTGTCTTATTGTTATCCTTTTCTAATCAAGATGTACAAAAATTTAAAGATATGTTGGGTTCTATTAAAGAAGCTTTTGGAGTACAGGTACAAAGAAAACAAGCTGATTACATAGCTTTTTCTCCTACTAGATACGAAAGAAAAGATATAAAATTGGATAAAGATACCAAAGTACTGTTGGGTATGGTTCTGAAATTAAAGGCTGTATTAGATGAAGATGAATTTTTAAAAAAGAATGTAGAAGTTACTTCTGATGATAATGGAGTTTTAATTCGAGTTAGTAGTGGAGTGATGTTTGATCCTGGTGGAGCGGTGTTAAAACCAAAGGCATACCCTATTTTAAATGAAGTAATAAAGATATTAAAAGAAAATAATTTTGATTTAGTTGTGAGAGGTCATACAGATGATAGACCTGTTAGAAGTAAAAAGTTTCCCTCTAATTGGGAACTTTCTGCTGCAAGAGCTGCAGCAGCAGTTCGTTATATTATTCAAAAGGGAGGGATTAACCCTTCACGAATTAAAGCTGTAGGTTATGCTGATACTAGACCCTTAGTTCCAAATACTTCAGAAGCTAATCGTGCTCTTAACAGAAGGGTAGAATTTTATTTTCATCGTCCTCAAGTTGAAAGTTGGTAATATTTAACTATAATTATTTATATGGAAAAAGAAGATTATTTAGGAGCTTATCCTAATCAATTTTTAAAAAAGGTTGAAGAAAAATTATCTCATTTATCTAACCATTTGCCAGTCTTTTTAGGCTACTCTTTAAAACTTATATCCTTTTTACAAAAAAAATATAAAACAGCAGCATTTGTAGTACCATCTTATGCAAAAGAAAAATTTAAGATAATAAAAGGTTTTTTGTTTATTCAAACGAGTAATCCTGAATTAGCCCTTAATCAACTTACTAAATGGCAAATTGCTAATAAAGGCAACCCTTTTTTACCTATAACTATACCTTATTTTTGGAAAAAATATCCTAAATTTTATCGTCCTCTTTTTAAATGCTTAGAAGCAAATAGAAGGTTTAATTTTTGGCAACAAGCTAGATATAAAAAGTTTAAGAATAAGCCTAAGATCCTTTTAATAACTTCAGAATATTTTTTGATGGGAGAGGTTATTACAGCGTGTAAGAGACTGGATTATGATTATTATCTTCTTCATTTACCTAATCAAGAGATAGGTTCAGAAGAATTTGTAAAATATTTTTTACAAGCAGTTATTACTTTTAAACCAGACTTTGTTTTGACTATAAATCACTTAGGAGTAGATAAGGAAGGTATTTTGATAGATTTATTGGAAAAGATGGAGCTTCCTTTAGCCTCTTGGTTTGTAGATAATCCTCATCTTATTTTGTATATGTATAATAAAGTAAAAAGTGATTTTACTGTTATTTTTACTTGGGATAAAGATAATATTAAAGTTTTAAAAGAAAAAGGATTTGATAAAGTATTTTATTTACCTTTGGCCACAGATGTTCAAAGATTTAATCCTAAGAATAATAGTAAAATTAGAAGTCGTTTAATTAGAGATGTATCTTTTGTTGGAAATTCTATGTTTTTTAAAGTTTTAAAAAGAAGAGAAAAGCTAGAACAATTTAAAGATATATTAGCTAAATATGAACAAATAGCTCTTGATTTTAAAAATAGTGATTTTCTTATAGTAAATGAATTTATAGCTAAATTTTTCCCTGAGATATATAAAAAGTGGACTAAGTTGCCTACTATAGAAGACAAGTTGAACTTTGAAACTCTTATAACTTGGCAAGCAACTTTAGAATATAGAAGAGAATGTATTTTAGAGATTTTGAAGTTTAATCCTTTAATTGTTGGGGATAAGGGATGGTTTAAAATTTTACCTAAGTCTAACTGGATTTATCATAAAGAGTTAAATTATTATTCAGAACTTCCTTTTTTCTATGGAGAAAATAAAATTAACTTTAATTCTACTAGTGCTCAAATGAAAGGTGCGGTAAACCAGAGAGTGTTTGACGTGCCTGCTAGTGGTAATTTTTTACTTACTGACTACAGAGAGCAAATAAGAGAATTGTTTGAAATAGAAAAAGAGGTCGTGTGTTATAAAAATAAAGACGAGATTGAAGACTATATAAATTTTTACTTAAAGCATAGTAACTTACGATGCAAAATTATTGAAAACGCAAGAGCTAGAATTATAAAAGAACATACCTATGAACAAAGATTAACATTTCTATATAAAACAATGTATTCGTGCTTTTCTTAAAATGAAACCAATTTTAATTATTCAGTTACAAAGAATGGGGGATATGATTTTAACTTATCCCCTATTTTTATGGTTACAAAAGGCTTATCCTAATCATCCTATTTGTTTTTTTGGAGAAGAACATATTTGTAAGCAAGTAAAAGATTTTTTCCCAGGAGCAATTTTTTTTTCTTGGACTACATTGGCAAAAGTATTACATACAGACTTTTTTTTTAGTTTAAATTTAAGTCATAGAAAAGAAGCAGCCCGTTTAAATTATCTTGTTAGAGCTGAACAAAAATATGGATATGTGGAAAATAGAGATGGACACCTTTATATTAAAGGTAAATGGCAACTTTATAGAGCTTCATTAGTTCAAAATAATACATTTAACGCTTTCCATTGGGCGGATTTAAATGCTCTTGATGTGATTTCTTTAGATACTATTAAGAATCATAAATGGTCTTTTTTAACAAATTCTTTGAGTTTTCCTTTAAAATTAGGTCTTTTTTTAGGAGCTAGTGAGGAGTCTAAATATCCAAATAGTATTTTTTGGGAAGAACTTATAACCTTTTTTTTAAATAAAAATAGGAAACCTTTTTTGTTAGGAGGATTAAAAGAAAAAAAATTAGCCAATAGTTTGATTGAAAAATTTGGCCTTCCTAAATCAATGGATTTTACTGGGAAGTTTAATTTGGTGGAATTTGCTAAAAGTATTTCTTTTTTTGATTTATTTATTACTCCTGATACCGGTCCAATGCATATAGCTACTTTTATGGGAAAACAGGTTTTAAATATTTCAATGGGAAATGTTAGTCCTTGGGATACAGGACCTTACTTACCTGGAAATATGGTAATTAGAAGATATACAGATTGTTTTCCTTGTTGGGAATGTAATTTTAATTATGAATGTAAAAATAACTTTTCTGCTCGTTTTGTGTGTAAACTTTTTGAGAATGAAGGTAACTTTGAAGATAAAGAGTATAGATTGTATTTTGTAAGTAGAAAAAATGGCTTATTCTATTTAAAATCTAAATTTATGTATAAAAATGATATAGTAAGAGAATTTTGGTTTTTAGTATTCGGAACACTATTGGGATTATGGAATGAAGAGTATCAAATAAATAAAATTTTAAGAAGAATATCAATATATGATGAAGATATAATTAATTTACTTTTAGCTCAAGCACGATATTGTTTAAATGAAATTAAAGTGATTTTTAAAAATAAAGAGATTAATACTAATTTTTGGAAAAAATTTGATATCTATTTTAGACCTCTCAGTAGTTATTTTATTTTAGAATGGCAAAATAATAATTTTAGTATGTCTTGTTTAAAAAGAAGTATTTATTTCTTAGAGAGATTTATTGCTTGGCTAAAGTCAGTTTAGCCATTATAAATTATGCCTTGTTTGTTTTTATATTCTAGTAAGACCTTTCTAGCTTTATCAGCTAAGACATTTGTTTTTAATTGAATACCTTTTTGTTGAAGATATTGCCAAGATTCTGGGAATACAGGGCCTTCATCAAATCCTATTTCTCTCGCGTATTTAGCTGGTGCTCCATATACGACTTTTTTAACTCCAGACCATAAGCAAGCTCCTAAACACATGGCACATGGTTCTGAAGAAGAAAATAATTCAAATTCTTCGTTATCAAAGTTTAGAGTATAAGATTTTAGTTTTTTTTGAGCTAAAATAAAAGTTACAATCTCGGCGTGGAGGATGGAAATGTTGGCATAAGTAACTAAATTTACTCCATAAGCGAGAAGTTTATTAGTTTTTGAAGAAAAGATTGCTGCTCCAAATGGCCCACCTGTTTTTTCTTCAATATTTTTTTTAGCAAGAAAAATGGCAAATTCCATTTTGCTTGTGTCATTAGAAAATGCAGAAGGTGGAGTTAGAGTTTTGAGCCAAGGCGGTAGAGGAATTGTAATATCTTGGATCATAGGCAAGGACTTTGCGTTTTATTAGTCATAATTTCAAGCATTACTTCATTTGCCTTTTCCATACCGAAGTCAATTATTTTGCTTAGATTTTTTATAGTATCTTCTCCTGTTAGGCCAACAAATCCATCACTATAAGTGATGCCGTTGTTATTTAGGGCCATATAAGCAGCTCTTAGACTAGAATCAGCAGAGCTAGCTACTTTAAAGGCACATCCGTTTTTAGCACCGTCACAGAGCATTCCTCCTAAGTCGCTGATGAGATTGTTTATAGCCAAATAGATTTTATCCATATCTTTACCTGCTTGTTGATACACTATTGCCACTGCAGCTCCTACTCCTGCAGCAATAGCACATCCGCATAGAGAAGATAGGTTTCCTGTATAACATTTGATGTAACTATTTATTAAATGTGAGAGAGCAATGCTTTTTACTATTTTAGCTTCTTGTATTTTAAAATATTTGCCAACAAGATATGGTACAAGAATAGCCACAATGCCTTGATTACCACTTCCTCCACTAGACATGACTGGACAATTTAGACCACTCATTCTTGCATCAGTAGCTGAAGCAGTGGCTATTTTTATAGTTGCAAAAATATCATTTGAAATAAATCCTTTATGTAAGAGGTCTTTGAGATAATAGCCCACTTTTTTTAGTTTTTCTCCTTGCTTGGCTGCTTCTAAGTTTAAATCAACTCCTTTTAAAATATATTTATAATCTTGGTCATCAATTTCATTCTCAATGATATCAATAAAATTTGCTATGGAAAGTTCTTTTAATTTTTCTTTGTAGGAATAATCATGGCTTTGAGTTTTTTCTTCTTGTTTTAGTATGATCTGATTATTTACTTTAATTTGAGTGATATTAGTATGCTCGTCTTGAATTATAACCTCTACAATTTCATTTTTAGTTGATATTAGTTCTATTTTTATGAAAAGTTTAGCCTTTGAATTATCTAAACATAAAGATGCCTTTTTTTGCTCAATGATTTTTTTAGCTTGGGCAATAATTTCAGGAGTTGATTTTTTTAAAATTTCCATTTTAAGTTCGGGTTTTTTTATAAGTGCGCCCATTACTCCAGCTATTAAGTTACCTTTTTCTCCATTAGTGTTAGGTATAGTTACTGCAAATCCGTTTTTATATACTCCAGGATCAACAGTGATTTTTATGTTTTTTAGTTCAGCAGATGTATAACTTGATGCAGTGCTTGCTGCATAGGAGATAGCAATAGGTTCAGTACAGCCTAAGGCAGGAAAAACTTCATGTTTTAAGATTTTTTTTAGAATATTCAATTCTGTTTCTCCATTATTTGTTAGGAGAGTGGGAAGATTTATCGTCCTCTAGCATTTCTTCTAATTCATCAATATCTTCTAGTAATTCTTCCATCTCTTCCTCTTCTTCTGGTTCTTCTGGAAGAGTGGATGATTCTTCTTCTAAAGATAGGTCGTCTAGTAACTCAGACATAATTTCGTCATGGTTATCTTGGGAGGCAGTAGAGATAGAGTCCTCAGTACCTTCTGAAGATGGTTCTTCAAAAATATTTTCTGGAGAAAATTCGATTTCCATTTCTTCAGATTCATTAGAAATGTTTGAGTCTGAAGTAATATTTGCCTCTAGTAGAGGAGCATGCTCGTCTTTTGATTTTTCTACTGGAGTTTCTTGTTCTAAAGAAAACACTGATTCTTCATTGTTTTCAAATTCAAATTTTTCTTCTTGGGGAGAAA is drawn from Desulfonauticus submarinus and contains these coding sequences:
- a CDS encoding glycosyltransferase family 9 protein, yielding MKPILIIQLQRMGDMILTYPLFLWLQKAYPNHPICFFGEEHICKQVKDFFPGAIFFSWTTLAKVLHTDFFFSLNLSHRKEAARLNYLVRAEQKYGYVENRDGHLYIKGKWQLYRASLVQNNTFNAFHWADLNALDVISLDTIKNHKWSFLTNSLSFPLKLGLFLGASEESKYPNSIFWEELITFFLNKNRKPFLLGGLKEKKLANSLIEKFGLPKSMDFTGKFNLVEFAKSISFFDLFITPDTGPMHIATFMGKQVLNISMGNVSPWDTGPYLPGNMVIRRYTDCFPCWECNFNYECKNNFSARFVCKLFENEGNFEDKEYRLYFVSRKNGLFYLKSKFMYKNDIVREFWFLVFGTLLGLWNEEYQINKILRRISIYDEDIINLLLAQARYCLNEIKVIFKNKEINTNFWKKFDIYFRPLSSYFILEWQNNNFSMSCLKRSIYFLERFIAWLKSV
- a CDS encoding nucleoside deaminase, translating into MIQDITIPLPPWLKTLTPPSAFSNDTSKMEFAIFLAKKNIEEKTGGPFGAAIFSSKTNKLLAYGVNLVTYANISILHAEIVTFILAQKKLKSYTLNFDNEEFELFSSSEPCAMCLGACLWSGVKKVVYGAPAKYAREIGFDEGPVFPESWQYLQQKGIQLKTNVLADKARKVLLEYKNKQGIIYNG
- a CDS encoding serine dehydratase subunit alpha family protein gives rise to the protein MNILKKILKHEVFPALGCTEPIAISYAASTASSYTSAELKNIKITVDPGVYKNGFAVTIPNTNGEKGNLIAGVMGALIKKPELKMEILKKSTPEIIAQAKKIIEQKKASLCLDNSKAKLFIKIELISTKNEIVEVIIQDEHTNITQIKVNNQIILKQEEKTQSHDYSYKEKLKELSIANFIDIIENEIDDQDYKYILKGVDLNLEAAKQGEKLKKVGYYLKDLLHKGFISNDIFATIKIATASATDARMSGLNCPVMSSGGSGNQGIVAILVPYLVGKYFKIQEAKIVKSIALSHLINSYIKCYTGNLSSLCGCAIAAGVGAAVAIVYQQAGKDMDKIYLAINNLISDLGGMLCDGAKNGCAFKVASSADSSLRAAYMALNNNGITYSDGFVGLTGEDTIKNLSKIIDFGMEKANEVMLEIMTNKTQSPCL
- a CDS encoding CgeB family protein, translated to MEKEDYLGAYPNQFLKKVEEKLSHLSNHLPVFLGYSLKLISFLQKKYKTAAFVVPSYAKEKFKIIKGFLFIQTSNPELALNQLTKWQIANKGNPFLPITIPYFWKKYPKFYRPLFKCLEANRRFNFWQQARYKKFKNKPKILLITSEYFLMGEVITACKRLDYDYYLLHLPNQEIGSEEFVKYFLQAVITFKPDFVLTINHLGVDKEGILIDLLEKMELPLASWFVDNPHLILYMYNKVKSDFTVIFTWDKDNIKVLKEKGFDKVFYLPLATDVQRFNPKNNSKIRSRLIRDVSFVGNSMFFKVLKRREKLEQFKDILAKYEQIALDFKNSDFLIVNEFIAKFFPEIYKKWTKLPTIEDKLNFETLITWQATLEYRRECILEILKFNPLIVGDKGWFKILPKSNWIYHKELNYYSELPFFYGENKINFNSTSAQMKGAVNQRVFDVPASGNFLLTDYREQIRELFEIEKEVVCYKNKDEIEDYINFYLKHSNLRCKIIENARARIIKEHTYEQRLTFLYKTMYSCFS
- a CDS encoding OmpA family protein, encoding MARKEECKCPDGLPGWLATFADLMSLLLTFFVLLLSFSNQDVQKFKDMLGSIKEAFGVQVQRKQADYIAFSPTRYERKDIKLDKDTKVLLGMVLKLKAVLDEDEFLKKNVEVTSDDNGVLIRVSSGVMFDPGGAVLKPKAYPILNEVIKILKENNFDLVVRGHTDDRPVRSKKFPSNWELSAARAAAAVRYIIQKGGINPSRIKAVGYADTRPLVPNTSEANRALNRRVEFYFHRPQVESW